The Triticum aestivum cultivar Chinese Spring chromosome 3A, IWGSC CS RefSeq v2.1, whole genome shotgun sequence genome includes a region encoding these proteins:
- the LOC123057044 gene encoding NDR1/HIN1-like protein 10: MASYEKQQPPPPPPPVNAAPYCKKFRTHNSNTYYAYPAPQQPYYAPQPPPPPAPRRSGPGCLLCFVFKVIALVVIALGAAVLVLWLILRPGAVRATAVSATLSRFDLADGVRAGEGVLQYNLTVDVRVRNPNRFRIHYEYAEAQASYDGERFGYHPVQPFYLERKGERTVTAAFAGSSAVDDRGALRSYRRERGDGFYYVKVRLYADLGFKVRVFNARRKSKITCTLRLPVPNASAAPVPTMLGTRCAVDF, from the exons ATGGCCTCCTACGAGaagcagcagccgccgcccccgccgccgcccgtgaACGCGGCGCCCTACTGTAAGAAATTTAG gaCACATAATTCCAACACCTACTACGCGTACCCGGCCCCGCAGCAGCCGTACTACgcgccccagcctccccctccgccCGCCCCGCGCCGGAGCGGCCCCGGCTGCCTCCTGTGCTTCGTCTTCAAGGTCATCGCCCTGGTCGTCATCGCGCTGGGCGCCGCCGTCCTCGTGCTCTGGCTCATCCTGCGCCCGGGCGCCGTCAGGGCCACCGCCGTCTCCGCCACGCTCTCCCGCTTCGACCTCGCCGACGGAGTCCGCGCCGGCGAGGGGGTCCTCCAGTACAACCTCACCGTGGACGTCCGCGTCCGCAACCCCAACCGCTTCCGCATCCACTACGAGTACGCCGAGGCGCAGGCGTCCTACGACGGCGAGCGCTTCGGGTACCACCCCGTCCAGCCCTTCTACCTGGAGCGGAAGGGCGAGCGCACCGTCACGGCCGCGTTCGCCGGCTCGTCGGCCGTCGACGACCGCGGCGCGCTGCGCTCGTACCGGAGGGAGAGGGGCGACGGCTTCTACTACGTCAAGGTGAGGCTCTACGCCGACCTCGGGTTCAAGGTCAGGGTCTTCAACGCGCGCCGCAAGAGCAAGATCACCTGCACGCTCCGCCTGCCGGTGCCCAACGCGAGCGCGGCGCCGGTGCCGACGATGCTGGGGACGAGGTGCGCCGTGGACTTCTGA
- the LOC123062699 gene encoding acidic endochitinase-like — protein sequence MDSPTYRVTETMNLRPHSSHVRLSSLHRHRREIMMASELLPAVLLISVASLAGLAAGAARAGGVAIYWGQNGNEGTLAQTCASGNYRFVNVAFLYTFGKGQTPLLNLAGHCDPASNGCTGVGADVRSCQRLGVKVMLSIGGGVGSYGLSSRADARLVARHLWENYLGGTSATRPLGDAVLDGVDFDIESGGSAHWDELARELKKYSGKGREHRKVYLAAAPQCPFPDASLGGLGGALGTGLFDYVWVQFYNNPPCQYTTDGGVGNLARAWEQWTAIPARQVFLGLPAAPEAAGSGFVEAADLVSKVLPVVKKSKKYGGIMLWSRFYDGKTGYSDKVKPSL from the coding sequence ATGGATTCACCTACATATAGAGTTACAGAGACCATGAACCTTCGACCGCACAGCTCTCACGTTCGGCTATCATCGCTTCATCGGCACCGCCGAGAAATCATGATGGCGAGCGAGCTGTTGCCGGCGGTGCTGCTGATCTCCGTGGCGTCATTGGCCGGACTGGCCGCCGGAGCTGCGCGCGCAGGCGGCGTCGCGATCTACTGGGGCCAGAACGGCAACGAAGGCACGCTGGCGCAGACGTGCGCGAGCGGGAACTACAGGTTCGTCAACGTGGCCTTCCTGTACACCTTCGGCAAGGGCCAGACGCCGCTGCTGAACCTGGCGGGGCACTGCGACCCGGCGTCCAACGGCTGCACCGGCGTGGGCGCCGACGTCAGGTCCTGCCAGCGCCTCGGCGTCAAGGTCATGCTCTCCATCGGCGGCGGCGTCGGCAGCTACGGCCTCTCGTCCCGCGCGGACGCCAGGCTGGTCGCGAGGCACCTCTGGGAGAACTACCTCGGCGGCACGTCCGCGACGAGGCCCCTCGGCGACGCGGTGCTCGACGGCGTCGACTTCGACATCGAGAGCGGCGGGAGCGCGCACTGGGACGAGCTGGCGCGGGAGCTCAAGAAGTATTCGGGGAAGGGGCGCGAGCACAGGAAAGTGTACCTGGCGGCGGCGCCGCAGTGCCCGTTCCCGGACGCGTCGCTCGGCGGGCTCGGCGGCGCGCTCGGCACGGGCCTGTTCGACTACGTGTGGGTGCAGTTCTACAACAACCCGCCGTGCCAGTACACCACGGACGGCGGGGTGGGCAACCTGGCGCGCGCGTGGGAGCAGTGGACGGCCATACCGGCGAGGCAGGTGTTCCTGGGGCTCccggcggcgcccgaggccgccggCAGCGGGTTCGTGGAGGCGGCAGACCTGGTGTCCAAGGTGCTGCCGGTGGTGAAGAAGTCGAAGAAGTACGGTGGGATCATGCTGTGGTCGAGGTTCTACGACGGGAAGACCGGGTACAGCGACAAGGTCAAGCCCAGCCTGTGA